The proteins below come from a single Cololabis saira isolate AMF1-May2022 chromosome 2, fColSai1.1, whole genome shotgun sequence genomic window:
- the spi1b gene encoding transcription factor PU.1b isoform X2 — translation MLHPYRMESYLIPPHTDEMYEPDIYRHPIEYYNPYVLDADIQADHWDYHPHPHVHPAEFENLQESNFTELQSVQALHPPGLIRHDTIRYDPENLLDSSLGAHPHVLQQPVPFFPRTVYAPHVSQRSSDDEDHGGRSPPLEVSDEDCLNDRAPYITPGELGSKKKIRLYQFLLDLLRNGDMKDSIWWVDREKGTFQFSSKHKEALAHRWGIQKGNRKKMTYQKMARALRNYGKTGEVKKIKKKLTYQFSDEVLGKSHIERKQYI, via the exons ATGTTGCATCCATACAGAATGGAGAGCTACCTCATCCCTCCT CACACAGATGAAATGTATGAGCCTGACATCTACAGGCATCCAATTGAGTACTATAATCCATATGTACTAGATGCAGACATCCAGGCAG ATCACTGGGACTACCACCCTCACCCTCATGTGCACCCGGCAGAGTTTGAAAACCTCCAAGAGAGCAACTTTACAGAGCTGCAGAGTGTACAAGCCCTCCACCCACCAGGCCTCATACGACACGACACCATACGATACGACCCAGAAAACCTGCTCGATTCCAGTCTTGGTGCTCATCCACATGTGTTGCAGCAGCCA GTGCCGTTCTTCCCTCGGACCGTATATGCCCCTCATGTGTCCCAGCGCAGCTCAGATGATGAGGATCATGGAGGGAGAAGTCCCCCACTAGAGGTGTCTGATGAGGACTGCTTAAATGATCGAGCCCCTTATATCACACCAGGAGAACTGG gCAGTAAGAAGAAGATCCGTCTGTACCAGTTCCTGCTGGACCTTTTAAGGAATGGTGATATGAAGGACAGTATCTGGTGGGTTGACAGAGAAAAAGGGACATTCCAGTTTTCTTCCAAACACAAGGAGGCACTCGCACATCGCTGGGGGATACAGAAGGGAAACCGCAAGAAAATGACATATCAGAAGATGGCTCGTGCCTTACGCAACTATGGCAAAACTGGAGAGGTGAAAAAGATCAAGAAGAAGCTGACATACCAGTTCAGTGATGAAGTTCTTGGGAAGAGTCATATTGAgagaaaacaatacatttag
- the spi1b gene encoding transcription factor PU.1b isoform X1, which produces MLHPYRMESYLIPPHTDEMYEPDIYRHPIEYYNPYVLDADIQADHWDYHPHPHVHPAEFENLQESNFTELQSVQALHPPGLIRHDTIRYDPENLLDSSLGAHPHVLQQPIFKQDGASHNKFCTYYKSINSMVPFFPRTVYAPHVSQRSSDDEDHGGRSPPLEVSDEDCLNDRAPYITPGELGSKKKIRLYQFLLDLLRNGDMKDSIWWVDREKGTFQFSSKHKEALAHRWGIQKGNRKKMTYQKMARALRNYGKTGEVKKIKKKLTYQFSDEVLGKSHIERKQYI; this is translated from the exons ATGTTGCATCCATACAGAATGGAGAGCTACCTCATCCCTCCT CACACAGATGAAATGTATGAGCCTGACATCTACAGGCATCCAATTGAGTACTATAATCCATATGTACTAGATGCAGACATCCAGGCAG ATCACTGGGACTACCACCCTCACCCTCATGTGCACCCGGCAGAGTTTGAAAACCTCCAAGAGAGCAACTTTACAGAGCTGCAGAGTGTACAAGCCCTCCACCCACCAGGCCTCATACGACACGACACCATACGATACGACCCAGAAAACCTGCTCGATTCCAGTCTTGGTGCTCATCCACATGTGTTGCAGCAGCCA atttttaagcAGGACGGAGCCAGCCACAACAAATTCTGCACTTACTACAAAAGCATCAACAGCATG GTGCCGTTCTTCCCTCGGACCGTATATGCCCCTCATGTGTCCCAGCGCAGCTCAGATGATGAGGATCATGGAGGGAGAAGTCCCCCACTAGAGGTGTCTGATGAGGACTGCTTAAATGATCGAGCCCCTTATATCACACCAGGAGAACTGG gCAGTAAGAAGAAGATCCGTCTGTACCAGTTCCTGCTGGACCTTTTAAGGAATGGTGATATGAAGGACAGTATCTGGTGGGTTGACAGAGAAAAAGGGACATTCCAGTTTTCTTCCAAACACAAGGAGGCACTCGCACATCGCTGGGGGATACAGAAGGGAAACCGCAAGAAAATGACATATCAGAAGATGGCTCGTGCCTTACGCAACTATGGCAAAACTGGAGAGGTGAAAAAGATCAAGAAGAAGCTGACATACCAGTTCAGTGATGAAGTTCTTGGGAAGAGTCATATTGAgagaaaacaatacatttag